From a single Vitis vinifera cultivar Pinot Noir 40024 chromosome 18, ASM3070453v1 genomic region:
- the LOC100250484 gene encoding 6,7,8-trihydroxycoumarin synthase has translation MTVLLFVILAFPLLLLFLHRKHRKNGGLLHLPPGPPGLPVIGNLHQMDNSAPHRYLWQLSKQYGPLMSLRLGFIPTIVVSSARIAKEVMKTHDLKFASRPSLIGPRRLSYNCLDLAFSPYNDYWREMRKICVLHLFTLKRVQSYTPIREYEVSQMIEKISKLASASKLINLSETVMFLTITIICRVSFGKRYEDEGCETSRFHGLLNDAQAMLGSFFFSDHFPLMGWLDKLTGLTARLEKTLRDMDLFYQEIIEDHLKPDRKKQEQEDITDVLIELQKDNSFAIDITWDHIKGVLMNIFVGGTDAGTATVIWAMTALMKNPRVMKKAQEEVRNTFGKKGFIGEDDVEKLPYLKAVVKETMRLLPAAPLLLPRETLQKCSIDGYEIPPKTLVFVNAWAIGRDPEAWENPEEFIPERFLGSSVDFRGQNYKLIPFGAGRRVCPAIHIGAVTVELTLANLLYSFDWEMPAGMNKEDIDFDVIPGLTMHKKNALCLMAKKYN, from the exons ATGACAGTGTTGCTTTTTGTCATTCTAGCTTTTCCTCTCTTGCTCTTGTTTCTTCATCGAAAACACAGAAAAAATGGAGGACTACTCCACCTTCCACCGGGTCCTCCTGGGCTTCCCGTCATTGGGAACCTGCACCAGATGGATAACTCAGCCCCTCATCGCTACTTATGGCAACTCTCTAAACAATACGGACCCCTCATGTCCTTGCGCCTCGGCTTCATCCCCACCATAGTGGTTTCTTCCGCCAGAATAGCAAAGGAGGTCATGAAAACACATGATCTTAAATTTGCTAGTAGGCCTTCCTTGATTGGCCCTCGAAGGCTATCTTACAACTGCCTAGATTTGGCCTTTTCACCATACAACGATTATTGgagagaaatgagaaagatTTGTGTTCTTCATCTCTTCACCTTGAAAAGGGTTCAATCCTATACTCCTATTCGGGAATATGAGGTTTCGCAAATGATTGAAAAAATCTCCAAGTTGGCATCTGCTTCCAAACTTATCAACTTGAGCGAGACAGTGATGTTTCTCACAATCACCATAATCTGTAGGGTTTCTTTCGGCAAGAGGTACGAGGATGAAGGATGTGAAACAAGTAGATTTCATGGACTTCTAAATGATGCTCAGGCTATGTTGGGAAGCTTCTTTTTCTCGGATCATTTTCCTTTGATGGGTTGGCTCGATAAACTCACCGGCCTGACTGCTCGGCTCGAGAAAACTCTCAGGGATATGGATTTGTTCTACCAGGAAATTATCGAAGATCATCTGAAACCAGAcagaaaaaaacaagaacaaGAGGACATCACTGACGTCTTAATTGAACTGCAGAAGGACAACTCGTTTGCCATTGATATCACTTGGGATCACATTAAAGGAGTGCTCATG AATATATTTGTAGGAGGAACAGATGCAGGCACAGCCACCGTGATTTGGGCGATGACAGCATTAATGAAGAATCCCAGAGTGATGAAGAAAGCCCAAGAAGAAGTGAGAAATACATTTGGAAAGAAGGGATTTATAGGGGAAGATGATGTTGAGAAGCTCCCTTATCTCAAGGCAGTAGTGAAGGAGACGATGAGGCTGCTTCCTGCAGCTCCATTGCTGCTTCCAAGAGAAACACTTCAGAAGTGCAGTATAGATGGGTATGAGATACCACCCAAAACCCTAGTATTTGTGAATGCGTGGGCCATTGGAAGAGATCCGGAGGCCTGGGAAAACCCAGAAGAGTTCATACCGGAGAGATTCTTGGGTTCTTCCGTGGACTTCAGAGGACAAAATTATAAGCTGATACCGTTCGGAGCAGGCCGAAGAGTTTGCCCAGCAATACATATCGGAGCTGTGACAGTGGAGCTCACACTAGCTAATCTTCTTTACTCATTTGACTGGGAAATGCCTGCTGGAATGAACAAGGAAGACATTGACTTTGATGTCATACCTGGTCTTACAATGCACAAGAAGAATGCTCTTTGCCTTATGGCtaagaaatataattaa